In the bacterium genome, TTTGCTCCTACTGCATAGTCCCGTTCGTCCGTGGGCGCGAAAGATATCGTCCCCCCGAGCTAATAATTGATGAGGTAAGAAGAGCGGTAAGACTCGGAGTTAAGGAGATAACCCTTCTTGGCCAAAATGTTAACTCTTATCGCTTCAATGACCTCGACTTCGCCGACCTTCTCCGGCTCATTGCGAAAACAGAGGGGCTAAAAAGGCTTAGATTTGTAACGAATCATCCGAAGGACTTCACGACAAAAATACTCGATGTCGTGGAAGAGTTTGAAGACAAAATACCACCAGCATTTCACCTTCCTCTTCAGAGTGGAAGCGATAAAATTCTTTCAGCAATGAATCGCAAATACACGCTGTCGCAATACATGAAACTCGTCGAGCAGATTTATGCTCGCTTTCCCAAGGCTGCTATAACTACCGATATAATAGTTGGTTTCCCGGGCGAGAGTGAAGAGGACTTTATGGCGACCATACGGGCTATGGAAGAGGTTGAATTTGCGGGAGTATTTTCGTTCAAATATTCTCCGCGCCCCGGTACGGCAGCAGCAAGACTTCCCGATGATGTCCCTGAGACAGTGAAACTTGACCGACTTAAAAAGGTTATCGAGCTCGGCATAAAACTTGCGGAGAAGTATTCCCGAAAATTTATAGGCACCAAACAGTCCGTTCTCGTTTTGGGAAGAGATAAAAAGCGTCCCGACATGCTTCGCGGAACCGCACCATCGGGAAGAACAGTAGTTTTCCCAAAAACCGACGAAATCAATCCCGGTGACATAGTCACAATAAAGATTAGCGATGCGAGCGCGTGGGTATTATTCGGCGAGAAGGAATAATGCGCACTATTATACTTCGAGCTTCTCAGCAGATGAGCCGAAAAACCTAATTTTTTTTATAGCAAAGCGAAATTACCCCTTTCTTATAAGCTCTTTAAGCCTACAAAATGCGCATACATCGCCTGCGGTCGTGGGATAACCGCAAATTTTGCACCTTTTAAGCTCAGGTTTCCTTGCCTGTCCCGATATTATGGGTGATATTTTTTCGTAAAACCCTGTGACGAACCGCTGTTTGGTCCCCGGCATGTCGTGCTCAATAAGGTTTAGGATGTGCTTGTAGAATTGTGAGCTTGCTCCTTTCGAAAAAGGGCATCTGCTTCTGTCAAAACCTATTCGCATAACCACAGCATAGGCTAAAGTTTCGTACTCCGAGCAAAGCACCAAAGGTTTCACCTTCCGCACGAAACCGTCCTGCTCGGGCAGCACAGGGTACTGGCGAGCAAGATACTGCGGATTCCAATCCATTATGTTTCCGAAAAGCGTGGCAGCCTCGTCGTCGAGATTATGGCCGGTAACGAGCACATCAAATCCATTTTCGAGCGCAAACTTATTCAGAATGTAACGCCTAACCATGCCACAAACCGAGCATGTAGGTTTCCTCGTAAAATTCCTCGCTTCAGGGATTGTCGCGCCAAGGTAGTCCTTTACATCAAGCACCGCTAATTTTAGCTTGTTTTCGCTGGCGAAGCTCTCAACCAGCCTCTGTGCGAGGTCTGAATTCGGCACAATACCAAGGTTTATGAACACACCTGTGACATCGTAACCAAGCCTCTTAAGGGCAAGCCATGCCGATAACGAGTCCTTTCCACCGGAAACCCCAACGAGGATATTGCTCCCCCTCCCGAACATCTTGAAGCGCCTTATAGCCCTTTCTACCCTGCGTTCGAAGAACTCTACGAAATGCTCCACACAGAAAGCAGTATTATGCGATTTAAGCTTTATAACAGCGGTTTTTCCGCATACCCTGCACTTCATGGGATTATCTTGGAAGTTATTTAAAAAATTCCCTTATCGAATAAGCGACATATTCGAGCTCACTGCTCGTTAGTTCGGGGAATATCGGCAACGAAAGAACCTGAGAGCAAAGCAGCATGGTGTTCGGAAGCTCGGAATCATCATAATTTCCAGCAAAAGGTTCAAGTCTGTGAACGGGCACCTCATAATAAACCATCGTTTCAATCCCCTTGCTGGCGAGGAATTTCCTTAGTTCGTCCCGTCTTCCATCGAGCACCCTTATAGTGAATTGGTTGTATGTGTGAAACAAACCGTCAGGTTCTTTGGGCAGAGCTATCTGTTCTATATCACTCAGCATTTCACGATATTTCTCTGCATTACGACGCCTGAGATCTATAAATGTTTGGATGTAACCAAGTCTTACCGTAAGCACGACCGCCTGAATAGCATCCAATCTTGAATTGTAGCCGAGCATCTCGTTCCGATACTTTTTTATTGAACCGTGGTTTCTTAGTTTTCTCGCCTTCGTTGCCAATTTCTCGCTGTTTGTTGTTATTGCACCGCCGTCGCCTGCGGCAGCCAGATTCTTGGTCGGAAAGAAGCTGAATGCTGCCATGTCTCCGAAAGAACCGGCTTTTATGCCATTGCATGCCGCACCTGTTGCCTGCGCTACATCCTCTATA is a window encoding:
- the miaB gene encoding tRNA (N6-isopentenyl adenosine(37)-C2)-methylthiotransferase MiaB, whose translation is MKKKFHIITYGCQMNKYDSMAITERLMELGHVPTEDVGEADVIIVNTCAVREHAEKRALGRIRNLLGLKKSNPELKVGIIGCVAQEYGEKLFELIPELDFVVGTEQLDKIEEIVSGRLGCGVFVESREDFLGVSAPAHIESGQVSSFVTIMRGCNNFCSYCIVPFVRGRERYRPPELIIDEVRRAVRLGVKEITLLGQNVNSYRFNDLDFADLLRLIAKTEGLKRLRFVTNHPKDFTTKILDVVEEFEDKIPPAFHLPLQSGSDKILSAMNRKYTLSQYMKLVEQIYARFPKAAITTDIIVGFPGESEEDFMATIRAMEEVEFAGVFSFKYSPRPGTAAARLPDDVPETVKLDRLKKVIELGIKLAEKYSRKFIGTKQSVLVLGRDKKRPDMLRGTAPSGRTVVFPKTDEINPGDIVTIKISDASAWVLFGEKE
- a CDS encoding arginosuccinate synthase, translating into MKCRVCGKTAVIKLKSHNTAFCVEHFVEFFERRVERAIRRFKMFGRGSNILVGVSGGKDSLSAWLALKRLGYDVTGVFINLGIVPNSDLAQRLVESFASENKLKLAVLDVKDYLGATIPEARNFTRKPTCSVCGMVRRYILNKFALENGFDVLVTGHNLDDEAATLFGNIMDWNPQYLARQYPVLPEQDGFVRKVKPLVLCSEYETLAYAVVMRIGFDRSRCPFSKGASSQFYKHILNLIEHDMPGTKQRFVTGFYEKISPIISGQARKPELKRCKICGYPTTAGDVCAFCRLKELIRKG
- a CDS encoding DegT/DnrJ/EryC1/StrS family aminotransferase, with translation MRVKFFDIAEQTKMLSDELEAAVLSVLESGQYILGPKVQTFETRFAEFIGTKYAVGVGSGTDALVISLRALGIGPGDEVIVPSFTFYATAEAVANVGAKVVFADVDIETMNITAEHIAKKLTKATKAVIPVHLFGLSAPMDEIMELADQKRIFVIEDVAQATGAACNGIKAGSFGDMAAFSFFPTKNLAAAGDGGAITTNSEKLATKARKLRNHGSIKKYRNEMLGYNSRLDAIQAVVLTVRLGYIQTFIDLRRRNAEKYREMLSDIEQIALPKEPDGLFHTYNQFTIRVLDGRRDELRKFLASKGIETMVYYEVPVHRLEPFAGNYDDSELPNTMLLCSQVLSLPIFPELTSSELEYVAYSIREFFK